From Deinococcus aquaticus, one genomic window encodes:
- the folE gene encoding GTP cyclohydrolase I FolE → MSAADEKQEVPGLSALTHSWLGAIGEDPEREGLLKTPHRVAKAWGFLTAGYQKTLHEAVGDAVFAADGSEMVIVKDIEFYSMCEHHMLPFYGRAHIAYIPDGQILGLSKFARIVDLYSRRLQVQERITTQVADAVQELLAPKGVAVVMEGVHLCMAMRGVQKQNSSTSTSAMRGLFKSDPRTRAEFMSAVQTTLRSR, encoded by the coding sequence ATCAGCGCCGCTGATGAGAAGCAGGAAGTGCCGGGCCTGAGTGCCCTGACCCACAGCTGGCTGGGCGCCATCGGGGAGGACCCGGAGCGCGAGGGTCTGCTGAAAACGCCGCACCGCGTGGCGAAAGCCTGGGGGTTCCTGACCGCCGGGTACCAGAAGACGCTGCACGAGGCCGTGGGTGACGCCGTGTTCGCCGCCGATGGCAGCGAGATGGTGATCGTGAAGGACATCGAGTTCTACTCCATGTGCGAGCACCATATGCTGCCTTTCTACGGCCGGGCGCACATTGCGTACATTCCGGACGGGCAGATTCTGGGCCTGAGTAAGTTCGCGCGGATCGTGGACCTGTACTCCCGCCGCCTGCAGGTGCAGGAGCGCATCACGACGCAGGTGGCCGACGCGGTGCAGGAACTGCTTGCCCCGAAGGGCGTGGCGGTCGTCATGGAGGGCGTGCACCTGTGTATGGCGATGCGTGGCGTGCAGAAGCAGAACAGCAGCACCAGTACGAGCGCCATGCGCGGACTGTTCAAGAGCGACCCGCGCACCCGCGCGGAGTTCATGAGCGCCGTGCAGACCACCCTGCGCTCCCGCTGA